From the genome of Tenrec ecaudatus isolate mTenEca1 chromosome 1, mTenEca1.hap1, whole genome shotgun sequence:
TCTTTTTATCGCACATGCAGTGCTTAAAATAAATTCTTGTATAAAATTCCAGAATGCTACAGAGTTGACATTAACTTTGGGGTTCTGTTTTTCAACTGTGCTGCCACGAATGAAAATTTAGATTGTGGCCATCAGTTAAATTTTACAACCCTATTCTACTAAATATAAACGTGCATTTCTAAGATCTGATTATTAATAGTATAAATTTAAAAGCCTTGCtaaatgaagaaaagtaaaatgaaagggCTCTCCGAGGACACTGTATAATTATTATATGAGAATTACTTCTCTTCTGCGTTTTAAAGTGTGCCAGAAGCAGTGTTCACCACTCACCTGTCAGCTTGTCATGTTGTGGTGCCTTTccttttgctgtgatgctggagcctAAACCATGGGCGTGTCAAGTACCAGGAGGGTCATCCATTGTTTGCACATTTCAgtagagcctccagactaagagcagaagtTTCCCAACTTCTTCAGTGTGAACTTGATCAAACACTGCAatcagatgcattggtaattgtaATGCAAGagtttggaaacaaagaaggatcactCACTTGTAACTATGtccttggtggtagaaatgaaaGTAGAGATTACATGATCAAATTGGGCAAGAACAGTGACTTCTTTgttacaaatacatttttaagcCAACATGAGCGGCTCCTATACACATACCTTACAAGACGTAATACACCATAATCAAACTGATTacttctgtggaaagagatgatggagaaactaaCTCAATGTCGTCAGCCAGAACAAGCCCAGGAGCAGCAGTCTTGGGGACATGCTATCAATTGCCCATCTATAAGTTGTTGAAActcatgaaaatcaaaacaagtccacaaaagccaaagtaCAACCTCGAGTATATCTCACTTGAATTCTGAATCTCCAAGAGCCGATTTGATGCttcaaacactaatgacagaagacctgatgatctgTGGGATGACACCAAGAACATATTACATGAAGAAggtaaaagatcattaaaaagacaggaataaaagaaaaaaatcaaaggaaatatctGAAAAGACTCAAACTTGCACTTGAACTTAgcatagctaaaacaaatggaagagatgatgaaataaaagagttgaacaggaagtttcaaagggcaactcaaaaagattaagtaattattacaatgaaatgtacaaatacCACAATTAGAAAGCGAAAGTGTACAACACAACATGTCTCAAGCTGGGGAAAGTGAAGGGAAAGGCCATTTTTAATTTGTACTGTAGAAAGATTCtgtgtgcaaaatattgaatgatatagcATCAAAAAACGGAAAGAATACAGTTACTGCTGAGCAGAATTGGCAGAATCAGCCTTTTCAAAAGTAGCATGTGATCAGGAGCTCTTGGTATTGAAAGTATTCCATCCAACCTGCACTGTAAACACTGAGGGAAACAAAGCTCCAAGGATTGATAGTGTTTCCACAAACAAACGCAGCACTTACTAGTCTATACCAGGagtcggcaaacttttgagacagaagagccaatcctgcccctcataactatttaaaaattattcaagagccatacaTATATTTTACCAATAAATGAAATCATTATCTGAATAGTAGTTTTATTTTCACTTTCAACTTTACTTTAGCGCCACATGTAGATTCCATAggagctccatatggcttgtcagtcATAGTTTGCCAGCCTCTGGTCTTTGCCAAgatatttggaaaacagctacctggccaaccttcTGGAAGGAATttacatttgtgcccattctaaagaaaggcagCCCATCAGAATACAGAAATTGTTGAACAACATCATTAATGTTCCCTTcaagtataattttgctgaagacaattcaCCGTTTCAGCAGTACCGCAGAAACTGTCGAACatgcaggccagattcaggagaggaatgAGGAATATAGTTTCTGTTGTCAGGTAGATCTTGGCTTCATTCTTGGATGCATGGCGCCTTGCTGATCCAGCATGTGTGGGATATTTTAGGAATCCGTAGTTGTTGAAGACGTGGCTGTGGTGTTTAGCCAGGAAGAGTGGGCTTTGCTGGATCTTTCTCAGAggaaactctacagagatgtgatgatgGACACGTTCAGAAATTTTGCCTCAGTCGGTAAGAATTGCACCTTTTAATTATTGTTATTCCTGTAGTGAACAAAAGTATTCTCCTCAACTTTGCTTATCTGGTTTTAGAAATGAAGATAAATTATTGAGTAAAACAGATGGCTTCTTGCTCTGTAAGGTTCAAATAGTATTATTGCCCTATATacataagtgtgtgtgtatatatatatatgtagtaaAAGTGGGTCTACATTTCTGTTATTAAAAACCCTGAGACTGTTACTAAGTGTATAATTTGTCTTCAGGAGTCCCTTTCAGGGATAGATTTGTGGTGTGGGGACTTAGAGTTTTGCTGTGTTTTTTCCAAGTTAGACATGAATATTTTCCTGCAGGGACACTCATACCTGTCCCTTTCAGTCACCCTGGAAGTCAGAGTATTGACTCGGTGTCAGGGTAATGTTGCGCTACACTGCCTTCTCTCGCGACGTGCATTTCTGCATGAGCACCGTGCCACTTGCAGTGGTGTGTTTTCTAGAATCGCAAGTGCGGTGGGGCTGAGACTCCAGGGTTGTTGTGTTGGCATGTTCCAGGAAAGCTAGAACTTTTTGTAAAGGAGCAGCCCAGGATTCAGAGGACTACATTGTAATCACTCAGCAAGTGATTGAGGATACAATTTCACGGGGAGCTGTGCGTGCTTTCCTATTTTAGCAATCCTGTCACATGTGGTGGAGACCTTTCCCCCTTTTTAATGTGACACCAGTAATGTAGCCAGTGCCATACACTTAGCGTTCCTAAGTGCACCTGTGTATGACACTATCCCGCTCAGTCTGTGGAGCTTCTTTCACACTcagctgattttaaaccattaccAATATGCTGAACTTGAAagatgtgatgtatgtctttttatttcttttattcgattattttttaaatcactttatcttgagctcttacagatattataacaatttataattctaCTAGATTAAtcataattgtacagttgctgccaccaccattttcaaaacaagtTATGTTTTTTTTTCACAGCAGCCTTTTCCCCTTATaattcttttccatttttgtttcatATTGTGAACTTCAACTTGAATTATTGGGTCAGTCTCTGAAAATCTTAATGATGGAGAAAATTTATCCTTAGAACATATGATGGTGCAGTTCATGAAAAATAGCACCTGGTCTTTCATGTTAGAAGAAGTCTCTGAAGCACGTGACAATGAAAAGCTGCTTGAAAACCAGATGAGCTGTTTGAGGTGAGTGTCGCTCATGCCAGAGGACACAGTGCCTCATGAGAAATTCCTAGTGTCAcaacactctgtgtgtgtgtgtgtgtgcgtgtgttacatATATAGATCTATTTGTAGAGAGAAAACTTGACAAAGGGTCAGGGGGAAAAGAAGGCCCTCAGTTGGAATCACTTACCTCATGGCTGCAACAATCATGAAGATGCCAAAACACCAGGTGGGGAGGATTTCTGAGTAACAGCCACTAAATGCTGACCAGTGATACCAATACATGTAGCTGGGAAAGTGCATCTTAGGAGCATGTTCACAGATGTGTCAGATAGCAAGTATTTGAAACAAATTTCCATTAGACATAATTGTCATCAGAAAGACACATATTTTAGAAAACCACTAACAGCATTTTATGCTATATGTATAAATCAATGAAATAAGCAGTTAGCAAAAACCATGTGATACATATGTGCTTATGGTGAAATGTGAATGGATTTATTTCCAACAGCGTGTTGCCAGTTTTCAATGGAATTCCTATAGCAGCAAATGACTATGAATGCAATGAGGGCAATCCGTGTGGGACAACCTTCAGCTTGATTCCAGACCATGCTGTACTACAAAGAAATCCTTCAGAAGTACATCCTGTTCAATGCTTTGGGTATGAGAAAGCTTTGGATGGCCCCTTCCAAGAACATCATGTGACATCTCAGACTGGATTCAGTACCTGtcagtgtaaggaatgtggagaAGCCTGCAGTTGTCCTTCCCACCTAAACATTCCTATGAGAACTTTTAATAGAGAAAAGTCCCATAAATTTAAGGGATTTGGGGAGGAGTTCCTTTGTATCTcaacattgaaggattctgtggcaACGGTGGCTGGGGAGAAACCCTATAAATGCAATGAGTGTGGGAAACGTTTTTGTAGTTTCTCCTCCTTTTGGGCACATGTGAGGTACCATTATGAACGTAAAGAATGCTGTGAAACCTATAGCTGCCCTTCATCCTTCATTTTACATAGAACATTTCACAATGATaagccttatgaatgtaaagagtgtgggaaagcctttagtgTGGCCTCGTCCCTCACTGAACATATAAGAACTCACATTAGAGACAGACCTCAAGATTATAAGACTTGTAGGGAAACCTTTAGTGATTCCTCAGCTGTCATTAAACATATAAGAGCTCATAGTGAAGAgagaccttatgaatgtaaggaatgtggaaaagcctttaagcAGCTCTCTGCCCTCAGTACACATATAAGAATTCACACTGGCGAgcggccttatgaatgtaatcagtgtgggaaagcctttagttGTTCATCAACCCTCACCACACATATACGAagccacagtggagagaggccgtaTGAATGCaacgaatgtgggaaagccttcagtTGTTCTTCATCCCTCACCACACATTTTAggattcacagtggagagagaccatatgaatgtaaggaatgtgggaaagcttttaGTCAGCCCTCAACCCTCGCTAGACACACAAGGACCCACAATGGAGTGAAGCCTTATGAATGTACAGAATGTAGGAAAGTCTTCAGGCAGTCCTCAACCCTCGCTTTACATATCAGGATTCAcaatggagagaggccttatgtatgtaaagaatgtgggaagGCCTTTAATCATGCTCCATCACTTGCTAAGCACGTAAGAACTCACAGTGAAGAGCGGCCCTATGAATGTAATGAGTGTGGGAAAACCTTTCATTGGTCTTCAGCCCTAGCGATACATTTAAGGACTCATAATGGAGAGCGGCCCTACGAGTGTAATGAGTGTGGCAAAGCCTTTCGTtatgccccctccctcacgaaacaTATCAGAacgcacagtggagagaggccctaTAGGTgtcaggaatgtgggaaagcctttgtttgttcttcagccCTCACCACACATTTAAggactcacagtggagagaggccatacgaatgtaatgaatgtgggaaagcctttataaCTTCTTCAGCCCTCACCACACATttaagaattcacagtggagagaggccttatgaatgtaaggaatgtgggaaaacctTCAGACAGCTCTCAACCCTCACTACTCATATAAGGACACATAAAGGAGAGACCCCCTATGAATGTAAGGAGTGTGGGAAAGTCTTCCGGCAACTCTCAACCTTCACTACCCATATAGGGACTCACAATGAAGAAGAAACACCCTATATATGTAACGAGTGTGGCAAAACGTTTAGGAGTACCTCGTACCTTGATTTACATAGTAGAATTCATATGTGAGACAAGTTTTATGAATATAATGAATGGGAATACCTCACGACATATAAGATCTCACAGGGGAGGAACTATACTATTTCAGAAGTAGGATGTTTTATCTTTCCTAGCATAGTTTTAAACAAGTACATGAAAGTCTGAGAAATAAAATTTTTCCATGAGTAAGAAAACCGTGCtaaggcacacacacaaaaacagaaaGTTATTAGAGATGCTTTGTGCTTTCAGAAAAAATGATAGTTTCAAGAGAACTAAGTACCAGGCAGTCCACATCAATGTTTGTTACTTTATCAATGCAAGGTAAATCATACCTGTCTTAACTTTTTTGACTATTACAAATAAAACTGTAGTGAGTAGCTTTGGCCAATGTTTCATACTGTGCAATGTTTTACTCATGGTATTTTACATTCAATAAAATACATTCTTCTTGATTTTAATATGAGTGTTTtgcttttataatttttatattattttccattCTCATATATTGTAAATTTAACCATTTTTCCCTTTATAATTAGTTAATCATAGGACACAGCTCTGAGGCTGTACAAATTATTGGTTTTTATTGAAATCTGGCCTACTACTTTGTCACCGTTAATAAATATTGCCCATGATTATTGTTACAGTACTTTTTACTAGGTTTTTTTTATTCCAGTTATTTCCTATGTTTATTAGTTATATTGTACAAGACGTACTTTTCCTTCTCCCCTTTGTTTATTAAATTGTTTTTAATCCATATTTTTATTAAGTTGCCTGGAATGTGGCCTTTGTGCACTCCCTTTAGTAGGCTCCGGTATTTTTCTTTGATGTGTGCCAATGATATAATTTGTACATTGTTTTCCTGTAGTACTCAAGGCTCGCATTGTCCTTTTCCTGCCCATTACTTACcctcagccttttctccaggcaACCCTGTTTTCCTTTATTAGAGATGAAAGTTAGAAATAAAGATTTAAGTATCAGGTTTGCTCTTAGATAATACTTTTCAGTACAAGAAATTACTTAATGTGGCCCTTCTAGTCCCATTCCTCTGTTCTTTGATGTGTACACTTGCCCTTTCTGACTATGGTGCCATTTTGGAGTTAAGTTAATGAGGCAGAGTCCAGGTGGGATATATCTTGAGTTCCTGCCTTATTCCAGGTGTAACTCaggtcaccacagtcagtttccttaAAGCTTCAGTGTGCGTCCAATATGTAAGAATATTTCATCAACACTGCAAACAGCAGCTCAGACCACTCATCAACAACCCCCCTCCTGTTTCTCTTCTTCGTCTTGTCCTACATCCAccctttcacccaagtcaacACCTGTCAACACTCTAGTCTCTAGGCTTgtttcttcatctttcttcctttgctGCTTACAACCCCCAACCTACCCCCATTACTCCCAGGCTGTTCTCTTCGGCATGCAAGTACAACCTTTGGGAGAAATTTGACATTTGGGACATATTTACTCCCCTCATAGGGCCAGCCTTGTGCTAATCCTCAGAGAAACCCATGCAGCACTCAAAGTGGAAAGCgataggaaatgtgtgtgtgagtaGGAACAAACTAAACGTGGGTATACTACCCTGTTTGTAAATGAAAGTCAGTACAAAGTATTGCTACCAGAACTCTGGTTTACACTTCCCCTGACTTACTGCAAACAAAACTTGGTTATGCGTGACTCTGTGCTTGATGGGGTTCTGTAGTTAACACTGACTGGATACACATCGGCTCAgggtaattttcttttaaaaagagacacacacaccaaaaaaagcaaagaaagctttttaaaaaaaaaacattttattaggggctcatacaactcatcacaaaccatacatatatatatatatcaattgtataaagcacatcagtacattctttgccctaatcactttcaaagcatttgctctccacttaagccctttgcatcaggttctcttccccccccctccctccccgtttcccgctccctcatgagcccttgataatttatagattattattttgtcttatttccctatccggcgtctcccttcacccccttctctgttgtccgtcccccagggaggaggtcacatatagatccttataatcagttcccgctttccaaaccactcaccctctactctcccagtatcgcccctcacacccctggtcctgaaggtatcatccacccctggattccctgtgcctccagctcctatctgcaccagtgtacaacctctggtctagccagacttgcaaggtagaattcagatcatggtagttggtggggaggaagcatccaggatctggggggaaaactgtattcatcggtgctacatcgcactctcactgactcatctcctcctctagacccctctgtgagggggtctccagtggccgacaaatgggctttgggtctccactctgcacttcccccttcattcactatggtaagattttttttttatgatgatgccttatccctgatccctttggtaccttgtgatcgcacaggctggtgtgcttcttccatgtgggctttgttgcttctgagctagatgggcgcttgtttatcttcaagcctttaagacccgagacgctatctcttgatagccgggcaccatcagctttcttcaccacatttacttgttcatccattttggcttcagcaattgtgtcaggagggtgaccatcttagaatgccaatttaataaaagaaagtattcatgcattgagggagtgcttgagtagaggcccaaggtccttctgccaccttaatactaaacctataactatagacacatagatctatttccccatatatatatatatatatatatatatatatatatatatatatatatatatatatatatatgaatgtacatgtctttgtctagacctctataaatgccctttgtctcctagctcttttctctatttcccttgactttcctcctgccccactatcatgctccgtccccacctaggttacagctatacctcttctttatgtaaccttacccttgatcattccctaccaggcctgccactcccccctcaccaccaatttggatcccatgttgttcccttgtccctgggtttgttaacaccacttccttaccaccaccaccaccccccgacctccccctatcccaagtcccccggaactcttgggcccattgtttttcctccagatagttcatccagcctgtcttatttagacagacctgtggagataatatcatgcacaaaaacaagacagaggaaaacaaagcaacagtatacaaccagacaacaaaacagcaacaacacaccactgacaaagaacaaaacaaaacacatcaggaaagaaaagcttgtagttagttcaaggatcgtttgttggcctttaggagtgttttccagtccaatctgttggggcaccacgccctggccccaaagtccactttcagcattccctggggaccttgccgctccattcccttgctgttctgctgcactccccagtggcaaagaaagcttttatagcaactctgtagttcaaagtagaactgcccctatgggtctcAGAaaatgtaaatctgtacaggaatagaaaatctttctcccactgagtggctgggttAGCATAGAGGAGTTAATAGTCTGTAAACTTGagcaaagaggtggagtctagcctgtaaattgggtcacagcttgatgacctcatttggaggtgatatGGAGATAGTTGACTAGAGGCCAGACCCACTTTCCCCTCAAGAGCTGGAAGAGGCACATGGAAACTCCCAGCATtggaatgcttccactgccactggatcaacaagactttctgcccactggcctgtgatcttcctgtattcagcatcattgcatgtgctgtgtgagtgtaaagaggaatttatggactagtgtcagacatagggctaatatcggaattatggacttgatctggactgggctgagatgttttctcaatatactattgctcttttatataaagttcttccttacaCACATTCGAATATCTATGAATTTgcccctctagtcaacccagactaacatgggaGGGGAGCTTTTTCCACTTCAGTGGTGTCCCCAAAGTTCAGTGAGCCCCTTTTCTCAGGTTCCCCAGGGTTTCCACTTGGTCCCTACTTGGCTCAAAGATGCAGCATCCCCTGAAGCTCAATTTCCCTCAGTAGTCTAACATTGGTCTCCACAATCTTGCGACCAGGAGTGGGAGGCACCTTGCTACCATGacccactgctctgaaaaggatcacattagaaggtcaatTGGAGTATGTGTGTTTGAGTGGGGAGGAGTTACTTCTTTCCCATggcccaagccactccacaggagaaagatgaggctcttcactcccataaagagttacagtcttggaaacccacagggccatttcTACCCTGAGCTGTAGGGCCACCAGGGGTCAAAATTGACTGAAgggcagtttctctgggtgctgccGACAGTCTCCCAAAGGTCTCCACAGTGTTTCCAATTCCACTTAATACTTCTGACTCCTCCTTGGGTTCCCCAGACTGCTGCTCCTGCTGTTCTCTTTCAAGTGAAAGCCTGAAACCCTTTGATCTCTGTTGACTGAGCCCTGTAAGTTAGATTTTATCAACTGATAAAATAGATTTGTATAGCTAAGACTTcccgtgtgtgtttgttttataacaactttattgggacataattcacatttgcaattcaatatttcaatcatatctAGAAAAGTtataaaatcattaccacaatcaactttagaacatttaatctttcttgtagtcattgttaCTAACTCCCTATTTTCCCCAACCTCTGCTGCCATCCCCGCAGAaaacaatccagttactgtctccatagattcgcCCATCCTGAATTTCACGtactgaaaaacatacaaaaacaaaaagctaacaacaatagcaaaatagtGTAAATCTCAATCGGAAAAAAGCAGATATTATTAAAAACTACAATTTGatgatgggtcaaaagggagatcaaatgatacggtGTTAAATCTTAACCTTGCTATGTTTGCCATAACCCACTTTCC
Proteins encoded in this window:
- the LOC142442861 gene encoding uncharacterized protein LOC142442861 isoform X1 codes for the protein MKTLLPPPSFFLKLLLGRRDSIPETPGSWCEEMESVVVEDVAVVFSQEEWALLDLSQRKLYRDVMMDTFRNFASVEHMMVQFMKNSTWSFMLEEVSEARDNEKLLENQMSCLSVLPVFNGIPIAANDYECNEGNPCGTTFSLIPDHAVLQRNPSEVHPVQCFGYEKALDGPFQEHHVTSQTGFSTCQCKECGEACSCPSHLNIPMRTFNREKSHKFKGFGEEFLCISTLKDSVATVAGEKPYKCNECGKRFCSFSSFWAHVRYHYERKECCETYSCPSSFILHRTFHNDKPYECKECGKAFSVASSLTEHIRTHIRDRPQDYKTCRETFSDSSAVIKHIRAHSEERPYECKECGKAFKQLSALSTHIRIHTGERPYECNQCGKAFSCSSTLTTHIRSHSGERPYECNECGKAFSCSSSLTTHFRIHSGERPYECKECGKAFSQPSTLARHTRTHNGVKPYECTECRKVFRQSSTLALHIRIHNGERPYVCKECGKAFNHAPSLAKHVRTHSEERPYECNECGKTFHWSSALAIHLRTHNGERPYECNECGKAFRYAPSLTKHIRTHSGERPYRCQECGKAFVCSSALTTHLRTHSGERPYECNECGKAFITSSALTTHLRIHSGERPYECKECGKTFRQLSTLTTHIRTHKGETPYECKECGKVFRQLSTFTTHIGTHNEEETPYICNECGKTFRSTSYLDLHSRIHM
- the LOC142442861 gene encoding uncharacterized protein LOC142442861 isoform X2, with amino-acid sequence MKTLLPPPSFFLKLLLGRRDSIPETPGSWCEEMESVVVEDVAVVFSQEEWALLDLSQRKLYRDVMMDTFRNFASVVSENLNDGENLSLEHMMVQFMKNSTWSFMLEEVSEARDNEKLLENQMSCLSVLPVFNGIPIAANDYECNEGNPCGTTFSLIPDHAVLQRNPSEVHPVQCFGYEKALDGPFQEHHVTSQTGFSTCQCKECGEACSCPSHLNIPMRTFNREKSHKFKGFGEEFLCISTLKDSVATVAGEKPYKCNECGKRFCSFSSFWAHVRYHYERKECCETYSCPSSFILHRTFHNDKPYECKECGKAFSVASSLTEHIRTHIRDRPQDYKTCRETFSDSSAVIKHIRAHSEERPYECKECGKAFKQLSALSTHIRIHTGERPYECNQCGKAFSCSSTLTTHIRSHSGERPYECNECGKAFSCSSSLTTHFRIHSGERPYECKECGKAFSQPSTLARHTRTHNGVKPYECTECRKVFRQSSTLALHIRIHNGERPYVCKECGKAFNHAPSLAKHVRTHSEERPYECNECGKTFHWSSALAIHLRTHNGERPYECNECGKAFRYAPSLTKHIRTHSGERPYRCQECGKAFVCSSALTTHLRTHSGERPYECNECGKAFITSSALTTHLRIHSGERPYECKECGKTFRQLSTLTTHIRTHKGETPYECKECGKVFRQLSTFTTHIGTHNEEETPYICNECGKTFRSTSYLDLHSRIHIIGLPYKCKECSGAFGELSAYTAHINAHVVGRPHECSQCGKVFRYLSALTSHTRIHSGEKPFACHQCGKTFSEASSLTKHTRTHTGERPYDCQECSKSFRCSSDLTAHKRTHSGHRPYECKECGKAFKQLSALTKHIRTHTGESPHECKQCGKAFKYLSSLTTHIRTHSGERPYECKECGKTFRQISALTTHIRTHTGERPHECKQCGKTFRYLSALTIHIRTHSGERPYECKQCGKAFRQISSLTTHIRTHSGEKPYECKECGKAFRYHSSLTTHIRTHSTEKPYECKECGKAFRQLSALTTHTRTHSGERPYECKECGKAFWYLSALTAHVRTHSGERPYVCKQCGKAFKQLSALTPHIRTHSGERPFECNQCGKAFILSSHLSRHIKTHSGEVL